One part of the Fusobacterium sp. JB019 genome encodes these proteins:
- the mtaB gene encoding tRNA (N(6)-L-threonylcarbamoyladenosine(37)-C(2))-methylthiotransferase MtaB — protein sequence MNLNKRVAFYTLGCKVNQYETESIKNKLLNKGYKEVKFTEEADFYVVNSCTVTSVADRKTRNILRRTKKLNANAKVIVTGCYAQTNGEDLLKIEEVDYVVGNTNKSEVVDLIINQDTNRDHHNLVLNIFEDVDYKELEFSTFREMSRAYIKIQDGCNNFCSYCKIPFGRGKSRSRKFDNVILEAKKLAEEGFKEIILIGINLGDYGKDLKEDIDFEDLLEALIKVEGIERIRIGSVYPDRITDRFIDIMKNNKKIMPHLHISLQSCDDEILRKMKRNYGVSLIKERLFKLREEVKNIEYTADVIVGFPGETNEMYENTKKVIEEIGFSSLHVFPYSERENTLAVTYPNKVKTNDKKLRVADLEKEVKEFGEKIRRKYIGEKLNVLIEERKEDGFYYGYSENYLRVKICGNNLKVNDELEIKIEKLEKELLIGGY from the coding sequence ATGAATTTAAATAAAAGAGTGGCATTTTATACTTTAGGGTGTAAAGTAAATCAGTATGAAACAGAAAGCATAAAAAATAAACTTTTAAACAAAGGTTATAAAGAAGTTAAATTTACAGAGGAAGCAGATTTTTACGTAGTTAATTCTTGTACAGTAACCTCAGTAGCAGATAGAAAAACAAGAAATATTTTAAGAAGAACAAAAAAATTAAATGCAAACGCTAAAGTTATTGTAACAGGATGTTATGCCCAAACAAATGGGGAAGATTTATTAAAAATAGAAGAAGTTGATTATGTTGTAGGGAATACTAATAAAAGTGAAGTTGTAGATTTAATAATAAATCAAGATACAAATAGGGATCATCATAATTTAGTATTAAATATTTTTGAAGATGTGGATTATAAAGAATTAGAATTTTCTACTTTTAGAGAAATGTCTAGAGCTTATATAAAAATACAAGATGGATGTAATAATTTTTGCTCTTATTGTAAAATTCCATTTGGAAGAGGGAAAAGTAGATCTAGAAAATTTGATAATGTAATTTTAGAGGCTAAAAAGCTTGCAGAAGAAGGGTTTAAAGAAATTATTTTAATTGGTATTAATTTAGGTGATTATGGAAAAGACTTAAAGGAAGATATTGATTTTGAAGATTTGTTGGAAGCTTTAATTAAAGTTGAAGGAATAGAAAGAATAAGAATAGGATCAGTATATCCAGACAGGATAACTGATAGGTTTATTGATATAATGAAAAATAATAAGAAAATCATGCCTCATTTACATATTTCTCTTCAATCTTGTGATGATGAAATTTTAAGAAAGATGAAAAGAAATTATGGTGTATCCCTAATAAAGGAAAGATTATTTAAATTAAGGGAAGAGGTTAAAAATATAGAATATACAGCAGATGTAATAGTTGGGTTTCCTGGAGAAACAAATGAAATGTATGAAAACACAAAAAAAGTTATTGAAGAAATAGGCTTTTCTTCTCTTCATGTATTTCCTTATTCAGAAAGAGAAAATACATTAGCTGTAACTTATCCTAATAAAGTGAAAACTAATGATAAAAAACTTAGGGTTGCTGATTTAGAAAAAGAAGTTAAAGAATTTGGAGAAAAAATTAGAAGAAAATATATTGGTGAAAAATTAAATGTCTTAATAGAAGAAAGAAAAGAAGATGGTTTCTATTATGGATATAGTGAAAATTATTTAAGAGTAAAAATATGTGGAAATAATCTTAAGGTAAATGATGAACTAGAGATAAAGATAGAAAAATTAGAAAAGGAGTTGTTAATAGGTGGATATTAA
- a CDS encoding LytR C-terminal domain-containing protein: protein MDIKKKASRVKYTLLGAVVFVIAVLTLVFNVLSDNKETEKLDRYALIGKNNIFLVYEDRLAIKIPFNIQIDKDVSFKELVKVRNYEEILKRINLIFPEKIDKYKKVKYGEMDLKVKNARNVPEVMINDKRHILTSSIEPMFEDLYRDKKSEKIENKNIVVDILNANGKPGHARRTGEKLKSFFGLKYNAANYETNSQFSYIIINDLHREKIEDILMQVNERYFKIKEDATIPTLANVVIVLGKESKKIFDVEVKGEGEIASKYVKALKKDGYNSVIEKKTKISGTDTQINYNKEDYYTAYKIAKKLGINKMIERDELKNKVIVIAN, encoded by the coding sequence GTGGATATTAAAAAGAAGGCATCAAGAGTTAAATATACATTATTAGGAGCAGTTGTTTTTGTAATAGCAGTTTTAACTTTGGTTTTTAATGTATTAAGCGACAATAAAGAAACTGAAAAATTAGATAGATACGCTTTAATTGGAAAAAATAATATTTTTTTAGTTTATGAAGATAGATTAGCTATAAAAATTCCTTTTAACATTCAAATAGATAAAGATGTTTCTTTTAAAGAATTAGTAAAGGTTAGAAATTATGAAGAAATATTAAAAAGAATAAATTTAATTTTTCCAGAAAAGATAGATAAATATAAAAAAGTTAAGTATGGAGAAATGGATTTAAAAGTAAAAAATGCAAGAAATGTTCCAGAGGTTATGATAAATGACAAGAGACATATACTAACTTCAAGTATAGAGCCTATGTTTGAAGATTTATATAGAGATAAAAAATCTGAAAAAATAGAAAACAAAAATATTGTTGTTGATATTTTAAATGCTAATGGTAAACCAGGTCATGCAAGAAGAACTGGAGAAAAATTAAAATCGTTCTTTGGCTTAAAATATAATGCTGCAAATTATGAAACTAATAGTCAATTTAGCTATATCATAATAAATGATCTACATAGAGAAAAAATAGAAGATATTTTAATGCAAGTAAATGAAAGATATTTTAAGATTAAAGAAGACGCTACAATTCCAACTTTAGCAAATGTTGTAATTGTACTAGGAAAAGAAAGTAAGAAAATATTTGATGTTGAAGTAAAAGGAGAAGGAGAAATAGCTTCTAAATATGTTAAAGCTTTAAAGAAAGATGGGTATAATAGTGTAATAGAAAAGAAAACTAAAATATCAGGAACAGATACTCAAATAAATTATAACAAAGAAGATTATTATACAGCTTATAAGATAGCAAAAAAACTAGGAATAAATAAGATGATTGAAAGAGATGAATTAAAAAATAAGGTTATAGTTATAGCTAATTAA
- a CDS encoding 16S rRNA (uracil(1498)-N(3))-methyltransferase produces MITVVIGKENIFSGEIIVKDKKDINHLKNSFRIKEKDEVRAVDGEKEYFCSVQLLEKKEIKLKILSEKEIEKDEIKVEAGISIIKNDRMELVIQKLTEIGIDKILPLETKRTIVKLKEKKEKWDVVSKEAIKQCQRVNFLDIDEITKLKDISYENYDLVIVPYENEENYSLKELLKEEKKKIKKVLYIIGPEGGFSEEEIEGLKELENSKIVTLGRNILRAETAAIVVGGILINEFK; encoded by the coding sequence ATGATAACAGTTGTAATAGGAAAAGAGAATATTTTTTCAGGAGAAATTATAGTAAAAGATAAAAAAGATATCAATCATTTAAAAAATTCCTTTAGAATAAAAGAAAAGGATGAAGTAAGAGCTGTGGATGGAGAAAAAGAATATTTTTGTAGTGTTCAGCTTCTTGAAAAAAAAGAAATAAAATTAAAAATTTTATCAGAAAAAGAGATAGAAAAAGATGAGATTAAAGTAGAGGCAGGAATTTCTATAATAAAAAATGATAGAATGGAATTAGTTATACAAAAATTAACAGAGATAGGTATTGATAAAATATTACCCTTAGAGACAAAAAGAACTATAGTTAAGTTGAAAGAAAAAAAAGAAAAATGGGATGTTGTTTCCAAAGAAGCAATAAAGCAATGTCAAAGAGTTAATTTTTTAGACATAGATGAAATAACAAAACTAAAGGATATTTCTTATGAAAATTATGATTTAGTTATAGTTCCTTATGAAAATGAAGAAAATTATAGTTTGAAAGAGTTACTAAAAGAAGAGAAAAAGAAAATAAAAAAAGTATTGTATATTATTGGCCCTGAAGGAGGATTTTCTGAAGAGGAAATAGAAGGTTTAAAAGAATTAGAAAATTCAAAAATAGTTACTTTAGGAAGAAATATTTTAAGAGCAGAGACAGCTGCTATTGTAGTTGGAGGAATATTAATAAATGAATTTAAATAA
- a CDS encoding Rrf2 family transcriptional regulator — MKISKKVKYGFKALAYIATETSKDRMVRIKEISEKENISIQYLEQILYRLKNKKIIEGKRGPSGGYKLIVEPEKVTLYEIYVILDEDPMIINCNEAYQFKRSTECVEKDCSCIWKKLDDKMKEILEAYTIKDIIENRSII; from the coding sequence ATGAAAATAAGTAAAAAAGTTAAGTATGGGTTTAAAGCTTTAGCTTATATAGCTACAGAAACTTCCAAGGATAGAATGGTAAGAATAAAAGAGATTTCAGAAAAAGAAAATATTTCTATTCAATATTTAGAACAAATTTTATATAGATTGAAAAATAAAAAAATAATAGAAGGAAAAAGAGGACCAAGCGGAGGATACAAACTTATAGTAGAACCAGAAAAAGTAACTTTATATGAAATTTATGTGATTTTAGATGAGGATCCTATGATTATAAATTGTAACGAAGCTTACCAATTTAAAAGATCTACAGAATGTGTTGAAAAAGATTGTAGTTGTATTTGGAAAAAATTAGATGATAAAATGAAAGAAATCTTAGAAGCTTATACAATTAAAGATATTATAGAAAATAGAAGTATAATTTAG
- the ruvB gene encoding Holliday junction branch migration DNA helicase RuvB, with the protein MDDRIVTEKEIFSETDIQKSLRPKRFYEYIGQSKLKEKMQIFIEAAKRRESCMDHILLYGPPGLGKTTLAGVIANEMDVSLKITSGPVLDKAGDLAAILTSLEENDILFIDEIHRLNTSVEEILYPAMEDGELDIIIGKGPAARSIRIELPKFTLIGATTRVGLLSSPLRDRFGVTHRMEYYNNLELMEIIIRGAKVLEVSIDKEGASEIAKRSRGTPRIANRFLKRVRDYAEIRGNGIITKRIVLETLKLLGVDEDGLDELDRGIIISIIKNYNGGPVGVETLSLMLGEDKRTIEEVYEPYLVKKGYIKRTPRGRMITEKAREHFEVKE; encoded by the coding sequence TTGGATGATAGAATAGTTACAGAAAAAGAAATATTTAGTGAAACAGATATCCAAAAGAGTCTTAGACCTAAAAGATTTTATGAATATATAGGGCAATCTAAATTAAAAGAAAAGATGCAAATTTTTATAGAAGCTGCTAAAAGAAGAGAGAGTTGTATGGATCATATTTTATTATATGGACCACCAGGTCTTGGGAAAACAACTCTTGCTGGAGTTATTGCAAATGAAATGGATGTAAGTCTAAAAATAACTTCAGGACCAGTGTTAGATAAAGCTGGGGATTTGGCAGCTATTTTAACGTCTTTAGAAGAAAATGATATTTTGTTTATAGATGAAATTCATAGATTGAATACTTCAGTAGAAGAGATACTATATCCAGCTATGGAAGACGGAGAATTAGATATAATAATAGGGAAAGGACCAGCAGCAAGATCTATAAGAATAGAGTTACCTAAGTTTACTCTTATTGGAGCTACAACAAGAGTTGGACTATTGAGCTCTCCTCTTAGAGATAGATTTGGTGTTACTCATAGAATGGAATATTATAATAATTTAGAATTAATGGAGATTATTATAAGAGGAGCTAAAGTATTGGAAGTTTCTATAGATAAAGAAGGTGCAAGTGAAATTGCTAAAAGAAGCAGGGGAACTCCAAGAATAGCTAATAGATTTTTGAAAAGAGTAAGAGATTATGCTGAGATTAGAGGAAATGGAATAATAACTAAAAGAATAGTTTTAGAAACTCTTAAATTATTAGGAGTAGATGAAGATGGATTAGATGAATTAGATAGGGGAATAATTATATCAATTATAAAAAATTATAATGGTGGGCCAGTAGGTGTCGAGACCTTATCCTTAATGTTGGGTGAAGATAAGAGAACTATAGAAGAAGTCTACGAACCTTATTTAGTTAAAAAAGGATATATTAAAAGGACTCCAAGGGGAAGAATGATTACTGAAAAAGCTAGAGAACATTTTGAAGTTAAGGAGTAA
- a CDS encoding DUF445 family protein has protein sequence MNQDLVLKGIILIIVGSLIGWTTNYIAIKMLFRPYKEINLGLFKIQGLLPKRKHEIGQGIAEVVEKELLSLEDITSKISSEDIEEKIGELIDKVLKDKLKEEILSLFPMAALFLNDSILEKIKGAIKNSILGNKDEMIKVFINYLQESVDIKEIVIEKVDAFSLEKIEKIICDLAKKELKHIEIIGAILGAIIGAVQFMLISFM, from the coding sequence ATGAATCAAGATTTAGTTTTAAAAGGAATTATTTTAATTATTGTAGGATCATTAATTGGATGGACAACAAACTATATTGCTATAAAAATGTTATTTAGACCATATAAAGAAATAAATTTAGGATTATTTAAAATACAAGGTTTATTGCCTAAAAGAAAACATGAAATAGGACAAGGAATAGCAGAAGTAGTAGAGAAAGAATTACTTTCTTTAGAAGATATAACTTCTAAAATATCTAGTGAAGACATTGAAGAAAAAATAGGAGAATTAATAGATAAGGTTTTAAAGGATAAACTAAAGGAAGAAATTTTAAGTTTATTTCCTATGGCAGCATTATTTTTAAACGATAGTATCTTAGAAAAAATAAAAGGAGCTATAAAAAATAGTATACTTGGAAACAAAGATGAGATGATAAAAGTATTCATTAACTATTTACAAGAAAGTGTTGATATTAAAGAAATAGTTATAGAAAAAGTGGATGCTTTTTCACTAGAAAAGATAGAGAAAATAATATGTGATCTTGCTAAGAAAGAATTAAAACATATTGAAATTATAGGTGCGATATTAGGAGCTATTATAGGTGCTGTTCAGTTTATGTTAATTAGTTTTATGTAA